AGCGCCGATGGTAGTTGGGGGCTTCCCCCTGTGAGAGTAGGACGTCGCTAGGCACACAAAGCAGTCAGCAAATTGCTGGCTGTTTTTTTATTTTGAGCAATAACGAGAATCTATTATTTTTATAGGTTCTCGTTATTTTTTTAAAAAGGAAAATCATAATTCATTATTAAGCATTTTAAATTTTAACAAAGTATCAATAGAAGAATTAGAAAGTGTAGATGCTGGCAATATACTATTTTTGCAATTTTAAAGCCCGTTAAGGGCATTCTAGTGACTATATGGCATGTTTTAATTATAAAACATATGAGTTACTTAAGACGGGCTTGAAAGCTGGAGGTTTGAATATTCGATATGAGAACATTAATTGAATACATGCAGATATTGAAGTATTACTTATTTATTTAAGATTGAGATTTATACTGACAGGCGTTCTATTTTTTTATTATGTATTTTTAATGTTTACGTAAACAATCTAATAATCCAGTTAGTTCGACAGAATTCATTTTTTAAAGTTCTAATCTCTTTGATAATTTTCTATAATATAACGATTACTTAAAAAAGGAGAGGGAATTTTGTGGATTGATGGAGTTTTTTCTGGTGGAGGATTGAAAGGCTTTGCTTTGGTTGGAGCGTATCAAGTATTAGAAGCTGAAAATTTTCATTTTAAACGAGTTGCAGGAACAAGTGCTGGAGCAATATTAGCTGCTTTTATTGCTGCTGGTTATAGTGGAAAGGAAATTGAATGTATACTTGAAGAATTAGATGTACCTTCATTATTAGATCCTCGAAAAACATTTCTACCATTACCGTTTATGAAATGGATTAATGTTTATAACCATTTAGGGTTGTATAAAGGGAAAGCATTAGAAAAATGGTTTTTTCAAAAATTAGCGGATAAAGGGGTTTATACTTTTTCCGATTTACCTAAAGGTTCATTAAAATTAGTAGCATCCGATTTATCGAATGGCAGAATTATTGTTTTACCAGATGATTTACACAAATATCAAATTGATGCCAATAATTTTTCTGTTGCTTGTGCATTACGTATGAGCTGTGGCATTCCGTTCTTTTTTGAACCAGTTACATTAAAAACAGGAAGGGGGGAGTCTGTCATTGTTGATGGAGGCGTACTAAGTAATTTTCCTTTATGGATATTTGATGACAAAGAAGGGCGTAAAAAGCGACCTGTACTTGGTCTTAAACTAAGTAGAAGTAGTGAAGAACAATGTCCACAAGAGATAAAGAATGGCTTGAATTTATTTGAAGCGTTATTTGCTACTATGAAAGGGGCACATGATGAAAGGTATATTTCAAGAAGACACGAAAGGGATATTGTTTTTATTCCAGTAGATGATTATAGTGCCACACAATTTGATTTA
This DNA window, taken from Lysinibacillus sp. FSL M8-0337, encodes the following:
- a CDS encoding patatin-like phospholipase family protein, which produces MWIDGVFSGGGLKGFALVGAYQVLEAENFHFKRVAGTSAGAILAAFIAAGYSGKEIECILEELDVPSLLDPRKTFLPLPFMKWINVYNHLGLYKGKALEKWFFQKLADKGVYTFSDLPKGSLKLVASDLSNGRIIVLPDDLHKYQIDANNFSVACALRMSCGIPFFFEPVTLKTGRGESVIVDGGVLSNFPLWIFDDKEGRKKRPVLGLKLSRSSEEQCPQEIKNGLNLFEALFATMKGAHDERYISRRHERDIVFIPVDDYSATQFDLNEETKETLLEIGRNRTLQFLKTWPRFRM